The region GGAGTTCAGCGAGATGACGCCGCACGAGGGGTCGACCACCACGATACCCGACCCCGCGACCCGGCCGGAGCGAGGTCGGGCGGCCGCGAGGGGTGACGCCGGACCGCCGTCGGGCCGATTCGGACCAGCGCGCCGGGTCGGGTACCCTCGGTGGGCCAGGAGGATTCGCCTAGTGGCCTATGGCGCACGCTTGGAAAGCGTGTTGGGTGAAAGCCCTCGGGGGTTCGAATCCCCCATCCTCCGCCGTGTGATGTCTCAGGACATCGCGAGCGCCGGGACCCGCGAGGGTCCCGGCGCTTCTGCGTTCTCGGGCCGGTTCCCCGGCCGCCGAGCGTGCTGATGCGCTCTCGTGGGGAAGTTTTGGACGCCCCTGTCGTCCGGAACTTCCCCACGAGGAGCCCGGCCCGGCGGAGGACGCACGCGTCAGGCGTCGCCGTCGCCCCCGACGTACCGCTCCGGCGCCGCGAGGAACCCGCGCCACCCCCGCACGAGGTCGAGGTCGTCGTAGTCGCAGCTCCGCAGGCCCCACTCCCCCACCTCGATCAGATCGGCGCCGGGGAAGGCCGCGATCACGGGCGAGTGCGTGGAGACGACGACCTGCGACCCCGCCGCCACCTGCTCCCGCAGCAGAGCCACCAGCGCGAGGCAGCCCGAGAGGGACAGCGCGGCCTCCGGTTCGTCCAGCAGCCACAGCCCGCGCAGCCGCCACCGGTCGGAGACCAGGTCGAGAAAGGACTCGCCGTGGCTGCGCTCGTGCAGGCGCTCGGGGAACTCCGACCTCTCGAGGTAGCTGTAGAACGCGTGCATCGTCTCCGCCCGCAGGAAGAACCCCTTCTTCGAGGCACCAGCGCCGCGCACCACGCGCAGGTGTTCTCCCAGCGACGACTCGCTCGGTCGCGAGGCGTGCTGCGCCCCGGTCGAGCCGCCCTCGGCGTTCAGCCCGTAGGCGATCGCGAGCGCCTCCACCAGCGTCGACTTCCCCGACCCGTTCTCCCCGGTGATCACGGTGACGGGCCCGAGCTCGAGCCCGTCGGTCAGCACCTGGCGGACGGCGGGCAGCGTCGCGGGCCAGACGTCGGGCGGCGCGACGGCGAGCGGATCGGCCTCGATCCGCCGGACCGGGAGCGCGGCTCTCATGGGCGGCACCTCGTCCGAGGCGGCATCAGAAGATCCCGACACTTCCCAGGAGGTCGCCGCACGCATCGACGATGCGTCTCGCCTCGGCCGGTGCGTCGTCGACCTCGGACACCGTCGCGGCGTCCCCGGCGACCTGGGGATACTCGAGCTCGTTCCGACGCCGCCGGAGCACGGCGAAGGGACGCATCCCATCTCCGAACTGCGCCACCGCTGCGCGTTCGACGGCGAGATGGCCGCCGCGGCTGGTGGGGCGCAGGCCTTCCTGCTGCAGCACGGCCGAGAGTGCCTGGCGAGCGGCGTCGTAGGCGAGGACGTACGCCGAGTCGGCATCCGTCGTCGCGAGCGCCTCGGCGCTCAGGAGCGTGCGACTCGCTCTCGCCAGGAGCGGAACGCCGTCGGACGCCGCGCCGACCACCTGCTGCAGCTCTCCGTCGGCGAGCAGCCGCTCGATCACAGGCGCGCCCCGGGTCCACCTCGTCGTCCGGCTCCCCCTCGGTCCGCTCCCGCGACACGACGACCACGTGCGGAGCGGACCGTATCTCGGCGGAGAGGGGGTCCGCAGCCTCTCCCCAGCTCTCCGACGTCCTGATGACCGGGTTGACCTCGATGGCGAGCCGGCGCGCCGAGCGATCGGCGGCGTCGTAGACCTCGGCCCTCGCCACGTCCCCCACGACCAGGACGTCGACGTCCTGCGGAGGTCGTCCAGCTTCGCCGAGGTAGCGCGCCGCCCAGGACCCGAAGATCAGCACGACTTCTGCCCCGAGGTCGGAGAACTCCTCGGCCATGATCTGGCGCGGACCGAACGTGACGGCGACGAGGTCGGTGAGTGCGCGTGCGCCGGGATGGCCGGTCGCCGCGCGGACGAGGCGGTTGCGGCCGAGACTCCTACTCTCCACCACTCCCGCCTCCTCCAGACGCGCGACCTCACGATGGACGGTCGAGAGCGGGACCGCGAGCCGCTGCGACAGCTCGCTGAGCCCGAACTCGTCGTCCGGGTGCAGAAGAACGGTGGCGAGCATCTCGGCCTGCGCTCGCGACCGAAAGATCGGGAGCAGCGGAGGAGGCTGAGTTCTCATAGACGGAAGATATCTTCCGCTCAAGGGAAACAACAACGGTCGCGGACGACCGAACCCCCGCGGCCGGTGGGCCCCGGGGGTTCGGTCACACACGCGTGAGGAGGATCAGCCCTGCGTCACCAGGTCCTCGTCCACCTCGGTGCTCGGCGAGGAGTTCCCCGCCGTGCCGAGCTCGCCGCGACGCAGTGCCTCGCGCACCACGGTCTCCACGCGGGAGCCGAGCTCGGCGTCGACGTTGCTCCAGTACGCCAGCGCCTTCACGAGGATCGGCTCGGACACGCCCCCGAGCAGGTGCCCGGAGATGTTGCCGACGAGGCGGTCGCGCGCCGCGTCGTCGAGCACCTCGCGCACCAGCGTGCCGGCCTGGCCGAAGTCGTCGTCGGCCTCGCGCAGCGTGTAGGCCTGGCGCACGAACTCGGAGTCGGTCGTCCAGGAGTCGGTCTCCGTGACGGCCGAGGGGTCGGCGTGCGGGCCGCCGTAGCTGTTCGGCGCGTAGACCGGGCGGTCGGCCGGGTAGTTCTCGGTCCGCATCGCCCCGGCCTGGCTGTAGGAGCTCGCCGGCACCTTCGGCGCGTTGACCGGCACGTGGGAGTAGTTCGCGCCGATGCGGTAGCGGTGCGCGTCCGCGTAGGAGAACACGCGGCCGAGCAGCATCTTGTCCGGCGAGAGGCCGATCCCCGGCACGAGGTTCGACGGCGCGAACGCCGCCTGCTCGATCTCCGCGAAGAAGTCCTCCGGGTTGCGGTTGAGCTCGAGCGTCCCGACCTCGATGAGCGGGTAGTCCTTCTGGGACCAGACCTTCGTCAGGTCGAACGGGTTGAAGCGGTAGTCGTTCGCCTCGTCGTAGGGCATGACCTGCACGTGCAGGGTCCACGTCGGGAACTCGCCCCGGTCGATCGCCTCGACGAGGTCGCGGCGGTGGTAGTCGCCGTCGACCCCGGCCATCTCGTCGGCGTCGTCCTGGCTGAAGAACTCGATGCCCTGGTCGGTCTTGAAGTGGTACTTGACCCAGAACTTCTCACCCTCGGCGTTGACCCACTGGAAGGTGTGCGAGCCGAAGCCGTCCATGTGGCGCCACGTGCGCGGGATGCCGCGGTCACCCATGAGCCACGTGACCTGGTGGGCGGAGGCGGGCACCTGCGTCCAGAAGTCCCACTGCATGTTGTTGTCGCGCAGCCCGGTGTCGCTGCGGCGCTTCTGGCTGTGGATGAAGTCGGGGAACTGGATGGTGTCGCGGATGAAGAACACCGGGGTGTTGTTGCCCACGAGGTCGTAGTTGCCCTCGGAGGTGTAGAACTTCAACGCGAAGCCGCGCGGGTCGCGCCACGTGTCGGGGCTGCCCTGCTCACCTGCGACGGTCGAGAACCGCGCCAGCATCGGCGTCTCGGTGCCGGGCTGGAACAGCGCAGCCTTCGTGTAGCGCGAGACGTCCTTGCTCACGCGCAGGGTGCCGAACGCGCCGCCGCCCTTGGCGTGCACCACGCGCTCCGGCACGCGCTCGCGGTTGAAGTGCGCGAGCTTCTCGATCAGGTAGTGGTCGTGCAGCAGGATCGGGCCGTTCGGGCCGACGGTGAGCGAGTTCTGGTCGCTCCCGACCGGGGCTCCGAAGTCGTTGGTCGTGCGAGGGGTGCTCATACCGTTCCTTCCTGCAGGGGTGACGCCGCAGCCGGGGTCGGCTCGGGCGCGTGGTGCTGGCACCGGGAGCAGAGCCCCCAGTAGGTCACCTCCGACTCCGCGAGCGCGAAGCCGTGGTCGATGGCGGGCTGGAGGCACACCGTGTGCCCGACGGCGCAGGGCACGTCCACGATGAGGCCGCACCTCCGGCACACCAGGTGGTGGTGGTTGTCGCCGAGGTCGAGCTCGTACCTGGCGCTCCTGGCCCCGGTGGGGTCG is a window of Litorihabitans aurantiacus DNA encoding:
- a CDS encoding catalase; the encoded protein is MSTPRTTNDFGAPVGSDQNSLTVGPNGPILLHDHYLIEKLAHFNRERVPERVVHAKGGGAFGTLRVSKDVSRYTKAALFQPGTETPMLARFSTVAGEQGSPDTWRDPRGFALKFYTSEGNYDLVGNNTPVFFIRDTIQFPDFIHSQKRRSDTGLRDNNMQWDFWTQVPASAHQVTWLMGDRGIPRTWRHMDGFGSHTFQWVNAEGEKFWVKYHFKTDQGIEFFSQDDADEMAGVDGDYHRRDLVEAIDRGEFPTWTLHVQVMPYDEANDYRFNPFDLTKVWSQKDYPLIEVGTLELNRNPEDFFAEIEQAAFAPSNLVPGIGLSPDKMLLGRVFSYADAHRYRIGANYSHVPVNAPKVPASSYSQAGAMRTENYPADRPVYAPNSYGGPHADPSAVTETDSWTTDSEFVRQAYTLREADDDFGQAGTLVREVLDDAARDRLVGNISGHLLGGVSEPILVKALAYWSNVDAELGSRVETVVREALRRGELGTAGNSSPSTEVDEDLVTQG
- a CDS encoding AAA family ATPase, coding for MRAALPVRRIEADPLAVAPPDVWPATLPAVRQVLTDGLELGPVTVITGENGSGKSTLVEALAIAYGLNAEGGSTGAQHASRPSESSLGEHLRVVRGAGASKKGFFLRAETMHAFYSYLERSEFPERLHERSHGESFLDLVSDRWRLRGLWLLDEPEAALSLSGCLALVALLREQVAAGSQVVVSTHSPVIAAFPGADLIEVGEWGLRSCDYDDLDLVRGWRGFLAAPERYVGGDGDA
- a CDS encoding Fur family transcriptional regulator, with protein sequence MEALDTALLRDRGLRATRPRLAVVATLRRLPHASAEEIARDVRTSLDSVSTQAIYDVLNALTDAALVRRVDPTGARSARYELDLGDNHHHLVCRRCGLIVDVPCAVGHTVCLQPAIDHGFALAESEVTYWGLCSRCQHHAPEPTPAAASPLQEGTV